The following are encoded together in the Pseudomonas sp. Leaf58 genome:
- a CDS encoding TerD family protein — MSVINLQKNQRISLEKPDGTKFTTLSMGLAWDGVSGFLGRTSVDLDASCLMLNKDKQLVDQVWFRQLDSKCGSIHHSGDNRTGEGSGDDETIRVNLATVPATVEYLVFTVNSFTKQDFEKVENASCRLYDDKGTEQAKFILSEKGKHTAMIMVSAYRHGDGWKVKAIGHATNCQIASQLMQDVQNVI, encoded by the coding sequence ATGTCGGTTATCAACCTGCAGAAAAATCAGCGGATCTCGCTCGAAAAACCTGATGGCACCAAATTCACCACCCTGAGCATGGGCCTGGCCTGGGACGGCGTTTCCGGCTTCCTGGGCCGCACCAGTGTTGACCTGGATGCATCCTGCCTGATGCTGAACAAGGACAAGCAGCTGGTCGATCAGGTCTGGTTCCGCCAGCTGGATAGCAAGTGTGGCAGCATTCATCACTCTGGCGACAACCGTACCGGCGAAGGCAGTGGGGATGACGAAACCATTCGCGTCAATCTGGCGACTGTGCCGGCCACCGTCGAGTACCTGGTGTTCACCGTCAACTCCTTCACCAAACAAGACTTCGAGAAGGTCGAAAACGCCAGCTGTCGCCTGTATGACGACAAAGGCACCGAGCAGGCCAAGTTCATCCTGTCTGAAAAAGGCAAGCACACCGCCATGATCATGGTTTCGGCGTATCGCCACGGCGACGGCTGGAAGGTCAAGGCGATCGGCCATGCGACCAACTGCCAGATCGCGAGCCAGCTGATGCAAGACGTCCAGAACGTCATCTGA
- a CDS encoding TerD family protein, which yields MTATISLSKGQKIDLTKANPSLKKLKVGLRWAKRATGGVDFDLDASAILLNAEGKALSDKHFVFYGNPVSPDGAVKTHGDNRQGGAEGDAETITIDLDAVAADVHRIQFQITIHDAAAHNLTFGQVSNTGVRFIDEDTGEVSHTYDPSEDYSTETCVVLVEIYRHDGGWKINTINQGYASGLIGVLAQAGLTATA from the coding sequence ATGACTGCTACCATCAGCCTGAGCAAGGGCCAGAAGATCGACCTGACCAAGGCCAACCCGTCGCTGAAAAAGCTGAAAGTCGGCCTGCGCTGGGCCAAGCGTGCCACTGGCGGTGTCGACTTCGACCTGGACGCCAGCGCCATCCTGCTCAATGCCGAGGGCAAGGCCCTGAGTGACAAGCACTTCGTGTTCTACGGCAACCCTGTCAGCCCCGATGGCGCAGTGAAAACTCATGGTGACAACCGCCAGGGCGGTGCCGAAGGCGACGCCGAGACCATCACCATCGACCTGGACGCCGTGGCGGCGGATGTTCATCGCATCCAGTTCCAGATCACCATCCACGACGCGGCGGCCCACAACCTGACCTTCGGCCAGGTCAGCAACACCGGGGTGCGCTTCATCGACGAAGACACCGGCGAAGTCAGCCACACCTACGACCCGTCGGAAGACTACTCGACCGAAACCTGCGTCGTGCTGGTCGAGATCTATCGCCACGACGGCGGCTGGAAGATCAACACCATCAACCAGGGCTACGCCTCGGGTCTGATCGGTGTGCTGGCCCAAGCCGGTCTGACTGCCACCGCCTAA
- a CDS encoding DUF475 domain-containing protein: MVIDSLPINRILHPKLPFWQSTLHRAGEKSMRHFWGTGLVTLICMIGAFMYGGPAAAFKVMILGVLEISVSFDNAVVNAKVLKDMSNFWRMMFLTVGILVAVFLVRLILPVGIVAVAADIGFMDTARMVFDNPEEYSKHLHDAHLAISAFGGVFLLMVFLGFLFNAEKEHHWLGALEAKFGSLGSIEGISTIVALALLMGVSTVLEGAQSATFLYSGALGLFVFFLLDMLKHCFENPEDGEAVADVAKKSGFISFMYLEVLDASFSLDGVIAAFAITKDPIVIMLGLAIGAMAVRCLTIYLVKKGTLDELVYLEAGAMYAIGILALIMLTSGFVHVPEVFTALAGALLIGAAIVSSLRWKKNNPKAAEEAVAA, translated from the coding sequence ATGGTTATTGACAGTCTTCCAATAAACCGTATACTTCACCCCAAGTTGCCGTTTTGGCAATCAACCCTTCACCGTGCTGGAGAAAAATCAATGCGACATTTCTGGGGTACAGGTCTGGTCACGCTCATTTGCATGATCGGCGCATTCATGTACGGCGGCCCTGCCGCTGCGTTTAAGGTGATGATCCTCGGTGTCCTGGAGATCAGCGTCTCGTTTGACAACGCGGTAGTAAACGCGAAAGTCCTGAAGGACATGAGCAATTTCTGGCGAATGATGTTCCTCACGGTCGGTATCCTGGTGGCGGTGTTCCTGGTTCGCCTGATCCTGCCAGTTGGTATCGTTGCAGTCGCAGCAGACATCGGCTTCATGGATACAGCGCGAATGGTCTTCGACAACCCCGAAGAATATTCCAAGCACCTGCATGACGCTCACCTGGCCATCTCGGCATTCGGCGGCGTGTTCCTGCTGATGGTGTTCCTGGGCTTCCTGTTCAACGCTGAGAAAGAACATCACTGGCTGGGCGCCCTGGAAGCCAAATTCGGCTCGCTGGGCTCGATCGAAGGCATCAGTACCATCGTTGCGCTGGCGCTGCTGATGGGGGTTTCCACGGTGCTTGAAGGCGCGCAGTCGGCCACCTTCCTGTACTCCGGTGCGCTCGGTCTGTTCGTCTTCTTCTTGCTCGATATGCTGAAACATTGCTTCGAGAACCCCGAAGATGGCGAAGCTGTAGCAGATGTTGCCAAGAAAAGCGGTTTTATTAGCTTCATGTACCTGGAGGTACTCGATGCGTCCTTCTCGTTGGACGGTGTAATCGCCGCCTTTGCCATCACCAAGGATCCGATCGTCATCATGCTGGGCCTGGCAATCGGCGCGATGGCCGTGCGCTGCCTGACCATCTACTTGGTGAAAAAAGGCACGCTGGACGAACTGGTGTACCTGGAAGCTGGCGCGATGTACGCCATCGGCATCCTCGCCCTGATCATGCTGACCTCCGGTTTCGTGCATGTTCCTGAGGTCTTCACAGCCCTGGCGGGTGCCCTCCTGATCGGCGCGGCCATTGTTTCGAGCCTGCGCTGGAAGAAGAACAACCCGAAGGCTGCCGAAGAAGCGGTTGCAGCCTGA